A region of Pirellulales bacterium DNA encodes the following proteins:
- a CDS encoding peptidylprolyl isomerase, protein MTSMDASPEPLGRGKWKRRFLPLAGAIGVVAICVAIRAIGGREQAGAQTPGRSSINLGSRAADAASPSGNSSAHGSAPAPGNPGTVQSNNATSSQQQTVAVVNGEEIHRQELAQECLAQFGKDVLETVMNKYLILTYCDKQGIKVTKQDVDEEIARMAKQFSIPVDQWLQMLKQERGINAQQYADDIILPTLALRRLAAERIQPTPQELDDAYDAEFGVAVKARIIVLDNADKARDVQAKAAANPGDFEMLARKYSIDGNSASLGGLIQPIRRHIGDPNVEKAAFGMKEGDISPVVPVHNQFVILKCEGQTEPSGFQKEQVRGRLEEFVRDRKLRTVAAEVFKKLQDESQVVNVYNDPVKRAQMPGVAATINGKAITIRELSEACIDRHGEQVLEVMIHRKLLEQELKRKHMTVTQQELDAEVARAALAAGKLKRDGKPDVDAWLKMITDEGMPMDKYLHDAVWPSAALKLIAGDVPVTDEDIERGYKSNYGSKAQVRAIVLDTQRRAQEVWQKARDNPSVDFFGKLAEQYSIEPASRANEGRVPPIRQFSGQPELEKEAFKLKPGEISGIVQVGDKFVIMYMEGFTKSVQVSKDEVKNLIYEDVHEKKMRLKMTGEFDRLKEEARIDNYLAGTSQSPQRNEAKAGARALSSTGPGSNGPIDRTMIDSATVPAAYETTGLLPRNPPSTQTASPSSARSDSASQSDADQPRAGSAVQR, encoded by the coding sequence ATGACTAGCATGGATGCATCCCCCGAGCCGCTCGGCCGGGGAAAGTGGAAACGTCGTTTTTTGCCGCTGGCCGGCGCCATTGGCGTCGTGGCGATTTGCGTGGCGATTCGCGCCATTGGCGGGCGTGAACAGGCCGGCGCGCAAACCCCGGGACGCAGCAGCATCAATTTAGGATCGCGCGCCGCCGATGCCGCATCACCCAGCGGCAACTCCTCGGCACATGGTTCCGCGCCCGCGCCGGGCAATCCGGGGACGGTGCAAAGCAACAATGCCACGTCGTCGCAGCAGCAAACGGTGGCCGTGGTCAACGGCGAGGAAATTCATCGCCAGGAATTGGCTCAGGAATGCCTGGCCCAGTTCGGCAAGGACGTGCTAGAAACGGTGATGAATAAATATCTGATTCTCACCTATTGCGATAAACAAGGAATCAAGGTCACGAAGCAAGATGTCGACGAGGAAATTGCCCGCATGGCCAAGCAGTTTTCCATTCCGGTCGATCAATGGCTGCAAATGCTGAAGCAAGAGCGGGGCATCAACGCGCAGCAATACGCCGACGATATTATTCTGCCGACGCTGGCGCTACGCCGCCTGGCGGCGGAACGCATTCAGCCCACGCCGCAGGAACTCGACGATGCCTACGACGCCGAATTCGGCGTGGCCGTGAAAGCCCGGATCATCGTGCTCGACAATGCCGACAAAGCGCGTGACGTGCAGGCCAAGGCCGCCGCGAACCCCGGCGATTTTGAAATGCTGGCCCGCAAGTACAGCATCGACGGGAACAGCGCCAGCCTGGGCGGATTGATCCAACCGATTCGCCGCCACATTGGCGACCCCAACGTGGAAAAAGCGGCCTTCGGAATGAAGGAGGGAGACATTTCGCCGGTGGTTCCAGTGCATAACCAATTTGTGATCCTCAAATGCGAAGGGCAAACCGAGCCCTCGGGCTTCCAAAAGGAGCAGGTTCGCGGCCGGTTGGAGGAATTTGTGCGCGATCGCAAGCTGCGCACCGTCGCCGCCGAAGTGTTCAAAAAGTTGCAGGACGAATCGCAGGTGGTCAACGTGTACAACGATCCGGTCAAGCGGGCGCAAATGCCCGGCGTGGCCGCCACCATCAACGGCAAAGCGATTACCATCCGCGAGCTGTCCGAGGCGTGCATCGACCGCCACGGCGAGCAAGTTTTGGAAGTCATGATCCATCGCAAACTGCTGGAGCAAGAACTCAAGCGAAAACACATGACGGTCACTCAGCAAGAACTCGACGCGGAAGTTGCCCGGGCGGCCCTGGCGGCCGGCAAATTGAAACGGGACGGCAAACCCGACGTCGACGCCTGGCTGAAAATGATCACCGACGAGGGCATGCCCATGGATAAATACCTGCACGACGCCGTGTGGCCCAGCGCCGCGCTCAAGCTCATCGCCGGCGACGTGCCCGTGACCGATGAAGACATTGAACGGGGTTACAAATCGAATTACGGCTCCAAAGCGCAAGTGCGGGCCATCGTGCTCGACACCCAGCGTCGGGCCCAGGAAGTGTGGCAAAAGGCCCGCGACAATCCATCGGTCGATTTCTTCGGCAAGCTGGCGGAGCAGTATTCCATCGAACCGGCCAGCCGCGCCAACGAAGGCCGCGTGCCTCCCATCCGCCAATTCAGCGGCCAACCGGAACTGGAGAAAGAAGCCTTCAAGTTGAAGCCCGGAGAGATTTCAGGCATCGTTCAAGTGGGCGATAAGTTTGTCATTATGTACATGGAAGGATTCACCAAGTCGGTCCAGGTCAGCAAAGACGAGGTGAAGAATCTGATTTACGAAGACGTGCACGAAAAGAAGATGCGGCTGAAAATGACGGGCGAATTCGATCGTCTTAAGGAGGAAGCCCGCATCGACAATTACCTGGCCGGAACCTCGCAATCGCCGCAGCGGAACGAGGCGAAAGCGGGCGCCCGCGCCCTCTCGTCGACGGGACCAGGTTCCAATGGCCCCATCGATCGCACGATGATCGATTCCGCCACCGTGCCGGCCGCCTACGAAACGACGGGCCTTTTGCCGCGAAACCCGCCGTCCACGCAGACTGCTTCGCCTTCCAGCGCACGGTCGGATTCCGCATCGCAATCTGACGCCGATCAGCCGCGAGCCGGCTCTGCCGTGCAGCGATAA
- a CDS encoding aminotransferase class I/II-fold pyridoxal phosphate-dependent enzyme encodes MTNSEDKPEPVDDLRPFQIQLAERMKRLPAYLFARLNQLMYQKRRAGDDVIDMGMGNPTDPPADLIIDKLAEAAHDPKNHGYSPSLGIMQLRREVASRYLKKWGVRLDPESEVIVTLGSKEGFSHLCLALIGPGDTAIVPAPTYPAHMYAVSLASGNAITLEVADSEKFLSNVAYICQHIEPRPKMVILNYPHNPSTVTVDPPFYVEAVKLARKYGFILISDLAYADVCFDGYQAPSLLAVPGAKDVAVEFTTMSKGFSMAGWRIGFCAGNAEIVRALGTIKAYYDYGMFRPMQIAAIMALRHCESAVEAQAKEYQLRRDVLCDGLNRIGWNVTPPRASMFLWAKIPEPWAKMGSLDFAMKLLEEADVVVSPGAGFGPAGEGYVRMALIENENRIRQAVRNIARCLGSEPKNNGPAASTRNVGRQTPAQT; translated from the coding sequence ATGACCAATTCCGAAGATAAACCCGAACCGGTTGACGATCTGCGACCCTTCCAAATTCAACTGGCCGAACGGATGAAGCGCTTGCCCGCTTATTTGTTCGCCCGGCTGAATCAACTGATGTACCAGAAGCGCCGCGCCGGCGACGACGTCATCGACATGGGAATGGGCAATCCCACCGATCCGCCGGCCGATTTGATCATCGACAAGTTGGCCGAAGCGGCCCACGATCCCAAGAACCACGGCTACAGCCCGTCGCTGGGCATCATGCAATTGCGGCGCGAAGTCGCCAGCCGCTACTTAAAAAAGTGGGGCGTGCGGCTGGACCCGGAAAGCGAAGTAATTGTGACCCTGGGTTCCAAGGAGGGCTTCAGCCATTTGTGCCTGGCCCTGATTGGCCCGGGCGATACCGCCATTGTGCCGGCCCCCACGTATCCGGCCCACATGTACGCCGTGTCGCTGGCTTCTGGCAACGCCATTACGCTGGAAGTGGCCGACAGCGAAAAGTTCCTTTCGAACGTGGCCTACATTTGCCAGCACATCGAGCCGCGTCCGAAAATGGTGATTTTGAACTATCCGCACAATCCGTCCACCGTGACGGTCGATCCGCCCTTTTACGTCGAGGCGGTCAAGCTGGCCCGCAAATATGGCTTCATTTTGATCAGCGATTTGGCCTACGCCGACGTGTGCTTCGACGGTTATCAAGCTCCCAGTCTGCTGGCGGTGCCGGGCGCCAAAGACGTGGCCGTGGAATTCACGACCATGAGCAAGGGCTTTAGCATGGCCGGCTGGCGAATCGGATTTTGCGCTGGCAACGCGGAAATTGTGCGGGCCTTGGGCACGATCAAGGCCTATTACGATTACGGCATGTTCCGGCCCATGCAAATTGCCGCCATCATGGCGCTGCGGCATTGCGAATCGGCCGTGGAGGCGCAAGCCAAGGAATATCAACTCCGGCGCGACGTGCTGTGCGACGGGTTGAATCGCATCGGCTGGAATGTGACGCCGCCGCGAGCCAGCATGTTCCTGTGGGCGAAAATTCCGGAGCCCTGGGCGAAAATGGGCTCGCTGGATTTTGCCATGAAGCTGCTGGAAGAAGCCGACGTGGTCGTAAGCCCCGGGGCTGGTTTTGGCCCGGCCGGTGAGGGTTACGTGCGCATGGCGCTCATCGAAAACGAAAACCGCATCCGTCAAGCGGTGCGGAATATCGCGCGCTGCTTGGGTAGCGAGCCGAAAAACAACGGCCCTGCCGCTTCGACCAGAAATGTAGGCCGTCAGACGCCGGCGCAGACGTAA